One window of the Lactobacillus sp. PV034 genome contains the following:
- a CDS encoding PBP1A family penicillin-binding protein, with the protein MHSEKQGFAHSLWVHLKEFNHRFQIIRWLIFIILTLFLIVCTYYTVKVKTSNIPNLKASLATTTTIYDDKGQKAGELYSQKGSFVELDQISPDIQNAVISTEDRTFYKNHGFSIKGMARAAIGGLIHHGIVGGGSTLTQQLAKNALLTQQQTFSRKFEELFFAIEINHTYSKKDILTMYLNNAYFGNGVWGVQDASRRYFGKDASDVTLGEAATLAGMLKNPSGYNPIDHMDNAIARRNVVLDLMKENNKISASQEKEAAATGLSLHNTFTQKDGYRYPYFFDAVVDEAINRYGLKEEDVMNKGLKIYTTLDPSYQTAMQNSFENDSNFPPNAADGTQVQAASVAVDPKTGAVRAIVGGRGSHVFRGYNRATQMKRQPGSSIKPLAVYAPALQNGYNYDSKLSNKLQKFGKNDYEPHNVDNEYSNTIPMYEAVAESKNVPAVWLLDKIGVAKGVQSVENFGIHVSKQDQNLALALGGLSTGVSPLQMAQAYSAFANKGNLPNQTHFITKITDASGKVIAQDKDTGSHRIISDNTAKEMTSMLLGVFENGTAQSAQPTSFKVAGKTGSTEVPDSYGFGTKDQWLVGYTPDVVVSTWVGFDKTDESHFMHGVSETGVTRLYRSEMENILPYTPQTQFTEKSPSQILKTTDSKKNWFAQFNDQIKKGVDDAGSKVNEWYNNVKGFFGNR; encoded by the coding sequence ATGCATTCAGAAAAACAAGGTTTTGCACACAGTCTCTGGGTGCATCTTAAAGAATTTAATCATCGATTTCAAATCATTCGTTGGTTAATTTTTATTATTCTGACTTTATTTTTAATAGTATGTACTTATTATACCGTTAAAGTTAAAACTTCAAATATTCCTAATTTAAAGGCCTCATTAGCGACAACAACTACAATTTATGATGATAAGGGGCAAAAAGCTGGTGAATTGTATTCACAAAAAGGATCTTTCGTCGAACTTGATCAAATATCACCAGATATTCAAAATGCGGTGATTTCAACTGAAGATCGTACTTTTTACAAAAATCATGGGTTTAGTATTAAAGGGATGGCAAGAGCAGCAATTGGTGGTTTAATCCATCATGGAATTGTTGGAGGTGGCTCCACTCTGACGCAACAGCTAGCCAAGAATGCTTTACTAACGCAGCAACAGACTTTCTCAAGAAAATTTGAAGAATTATTTTTTGCAATTGAAATAAATCATACTTATTCTAAAAAAGATATTTTAACAATGTATTTAAATAATGCATATTTTGGTAACGGGGTATGGGGCGTTCAGGATGCGTCACGTAGGTATTTTGGTAAGGATGCTTCTGATGTTACTCTAGGTGAAGCGGCAACTTTAGCCGGAATGCTAAAAAATCCGAGTGGATACAATCCTATTGATCATATGGATAATGCAATTGCACGTCGCAATGTTGTCTTGGATTTAATGAAAGAAAATAATAAAATTTCTGCCAGCCAGGAAAAAGAAGCGGCAGCAACTGGATTAAGTTTGCATAATACGTTTACGCAAAAAGATGGTTATCGTTATCCTTATTTCTTTGATGCGGTGGTAGATGAAGCAATTAATCGCTATGGTCTTAAAGAAGAAGATGTAATGAATAAGGGGCTGAAAATTTATACAACCCTAGATCCTAGTTATCAAACGGCAATGCAAAACAGTTTTGAAAATGACAGTAATTTTCCACCAAATGCTGCTGATGGAACCCAGGTTCAAGCTGCAAGTGTTGCTGTAGATCCAAAAACCGGAGCAGTACGTGCAATAGTAGGTGGCCGTGGTTCTCATGTCTTCAGAGGTTATAATCGTGCTACGCAGATGAAACGTCAGCCTGGATCAAGTATTAAGCCACTGGCGGTTTATGCTCCAGCTTTGCAAAACGGTTATAACTATGATTCTAAATTGTCCAACAAATTACAAAAGTTTGGTAAGAATGATTACGAACCTCACAACGTCGATAATGAATATTCGAATACAATTCCGATGTATGAGGCGGTCGCAGAAAGTAAAAATGTTCCAGCAGTTTGGTTATTAGATAAAATTGGAGTGGCTAAAGGAGTTCAATCGGTTGAAAACTTTGGTATTCATGTAAGTAAACAAGATCAGAACTTAGCATTAGCTTTGGGTGGATTATCAACAGGTGTTTCCCCTTTACAAATGGCCCAAGCATATAGTGCGTTTGCGAATAAAGGGAATTTACCAAATCAAACACATTTTATTACCAAAATTACAGACGCAAGTGGAAAAGTGATTGCGCAAGATAAGGATACTGGCTCTCACCGCATTATATCTGATAATACAGCCAAAGAAATGACATCAATGTTACTAGGTGTGTTTGAAAATGGGACAGCGCAATCTGCACAGCCAACTAGCTTTAAAGTTGCAGGTAAAACTGGCTCAACTGAAGTTCCCGACTCCTATGGTTTTGGCACTAAGGATCAATGGCTTGTAGGATATACACCCGATGTTGTTGTTTCAACTTGGGTTGGTTTTGATAAGACTGATGAAAGTCATTTTATGCATGGTGTCTCTGAAACTGGGGTCACACGACTTTATCGCTCTGAAATGGAAAATATTTTACCATATACACCGCAGACACAATTTACTGAAAAGAGTCCTAGTCAAATTTTGAAAACTACTGATAGTAAGAAGAATTGGTTCGCGCAATTTAATGATCAGATTAAAAAGGGAGTCGATGATGCTGGGTCAAAAGTAAATGAATGGTATAATAATGTCAAAGGATTTTTTGGAAATCGATGA
- a CDS encoding YlbF family regulator — protein sequence MANFYDDVNKLAEDLKQTPEYQALEKAIDEVKNSPENLKLYQRMDALQRKIMAARQAGQPMTDEMKKEYEEVNKAVSDSDLLKKMINEEQKLYKIIGDIQQAVTKSVGELYEELSENKK from the coding sequence ATGGCAAATTTTTATGATGATGTAAATAAGCTTGCAGAAGACTTAAAGCAGACTCCTGAATATCAAGCATTAGAGAAGGCAATTGATGAAGTGAAAAATAGTCCAGAGAACTTGAAGCTTTACCAAAGAATGGACGCACTTCAACGTAAAATCATGGCTGCTCGACAAGCTGGACAACCAATGACAGATGAAATGAAAAAAGAATACGAAGAAGTCAATAAAGCAGTTTCTGATAGCGATCTTTTAAAGAAAATGATCAATGAAGAACAAAAGTTATATAAAATTATTGGCGATATTCAACAAGCTGTAACCAAATCAGTTGGTGAATTATATGAGGAATTATCAGAAAATAAGAAATAA
- a CDS encoding metallophosphoesterase family protein, whose amino-acid sequence MKFIHLADAHLDSPFLGLSFLPSNQFEKIKNSTQISFKKIVDQAIDKQVDLVLIAGDTFDSIHPSPQSQIFLNAQLQRLVDQKIQVVMILGNHDYLNPRELLLPQSPYFTLLGPKQEVESVDFVTKSGFPYRVVGFSYQENHIENDKIPEFPEKTDQTFTFGLMHAGEKTNSKENDNYAPFMTNEIKSLNYDYFALGHIHLRQTLSQSPLVVYSGNIQGRHINESGAKGCYYGVIDEETRAIELEFIPTAPIVWSKVKITLDQKIGQSELLSLIQLQLALQAKQDTLFAVEILGAQFLSAEEIEFIRDADSWEQISAQLPYSSRLVKVYLKDTEILKLNESDKQAFEQAKEEILSQASIKKLGKTLAKKDIALQELFDNEDFIKETQELAKVKLGRELKGFDNEIK is encoded by the coding sequence ATGAAATTTATTCATTTAGCTGATGCGCATTTAGATAGTCCTTTTTTGGGACTATCTTTTTTGCCATCTAATCAATTTGAAAAAATTAAGAACTCTACTCAAATATCTTTTAAAAAGATTGTTGATCAAGCAATTGACAAGCAAGTAGATCTGGTTCTAATCGCGGGAGATACTTTTGACTCGATTCATCCTAGTCCTCAGAGTCAAATTTTTCTAAATGCCCAATTACAAAGATTAGTAGATCAAAAAATTCAAGTAGTTATGATTTTAGGTAATCATGATTATTTAAATCCACGCGAATTATTATTACCGCAATCACCTTATTTCACTCTTTTGGGACCCAAGCAAGAAGTTGAGTCTGTAGATTTCGTAACAAAGAGTGGTTTTCCTTATCGGGTAGTAGGCTTTTCTTACCAGGAAAATCATATTGAAAATGATAAAATTCCGGAATTTCCAGAAAAAACAGACCAAACTTTTACTTTTGGGCTAATGCATGCTGGTGAAAAAACAAATAGTAAAGAAAATGATAATTATGCTCCTTTTATGACAAATGAAATTAAGTCTTTAAATTATGATTATTTTGCTTTAGGCCATATCCATTTGCGCCAGACGCTTAGTCAATCACCTTTGGTTGTGTATAGCGGTAATATTCAAGGACGCCATATAAATGAAAGTGGAGCAAAGGGTTGTTATTATGGTGTGATTGATGAAGAAACACGAGCAATTGAGTTAGAATTTATTCCTACAGCGCCTATTGTTTGGAGTAAAGTAAAGATTACATTGGATCAAAAAATAGGCCAAAGTGAGCTCTTGAGTTTAATTCAGTTACAATTAGCTTTACAGGCAAAACAAGATACGCTTTTTGCTGTAGAAATTTTAGGAGCACAGTTTTTAAGCGCGGAAGAAATTGAATTTATTAGAGATGCAGATAGCTGGGAACAGATATCTGCTCAGTTACCTTATTCTTCCAGATTAGTCAAAGTTTACCTTAAAGATACTGAAATCCTAAAACTCAATGAAAGTGATAAGCAGGCTTTTGAACAAGCAAAAGAGGAGATTTTATCGCAAGCATCGATTAAAAAGTTAGGTAAGACGCTAGCTAAGAAAGATATCGCTTTACAGGAACTTTTTGATAATGAAGATTTTATCAAGGAAACTCAAGAGCTTGCTAAAGTTAAATTAGGACGAGAACTAAAGGGATTTGATAATGAGATTAAATAA
- a CDS encoding ATP-binding protein has product MRLNKIEIIHFGKLSNVQFELDKNLSIFLGSNEAGKSTIVAFIKQILFGFHLKSKKTKFFEDYFPLDHVSPMGGKLYFQNGSDNYVLKRLYAKGDSKKGVLTVTLNGQEVPEATFFDLIKNISADFYTDSYIFNQDLLAEVTGLNEKELIERIYFLGASQSNQLLDLRDKYADAASEAFKPTGKKPVINHLLTDLKSQKEQVAQTSKEYEVYHQLDQEQHLLLDRLKQLQEQLSSLKKKQQQLQILQTKEKNFTEYQNLQGQFHPINFSQESFDKANNLEREIKANQEKLAKLDSQVQKIKLDSPQINLEQVQNILDQKAEFLQWQSQLDNLVQQTRRIEDEIKRLERFQPDLVQLKQYDEQNLAELKADYYRAKQELQAPKKQSSIVSAAISGLVFLVGLILLFSQQNLLISLLLIVGGLGAGIYFLKRPAVQTAAQSTFQSKYPFNLNNFDLDSNLNQLINLLSKEEELTHEQTLIKELKQKIQTFVGQVSLCLNHEVSGEDQVKNALSSLQKLLEKKKDSEFTQKNLENQIQATKLALKEDEGQLNKLLLANKVESLSEFQESRNEYLKQEKIKLKLDTLKNNLDQDLKELQEYRQNNNLGTELTSLKQAISEQTDKVNELQQEIANIKAKQNNLADSDAVFKNNQQLANLKARLREESSDYLSNLLVSSWINRSLDLASNERFPKMLESAKSYFKLLTAGRYVDLNFNKSLSVTNKDNKKLKVQYLSRGTSEQLYFALKLAFVEQIADEISLPVLIDDAFVNFDQQRIENIIKLLELLVKKTQVIIFTQRSDLAKQLNGKLINLNQEN; this is encoded by the coding sequence ATGAGATTAAATAAAATCGAAATAATTCATTTTGGAAAATTAAGTAACGTTCAGTTTGAACTAGATAAGAATCTAAGTATCTTTCTCGGAAGTAATGAAGCTGGTAAAAGTACTATTGTTGCTTTTATTAAGCAAATTCTGTTTGGCTTCCACTTAAAATCTAAAAAAACAAAATTCTTTGAAGACTATTTTCCTTTAGATCATGTAAGTCCAATGGGCGGAAAGTTATATTTTCAAAATGGTAGCGATAATTATGTTTTAAAGCGATTATACGCTAAAGGTGACTCTAAAAAGGGTGTGCTCACGGTTACGTTAAATGGACAAGAAGTTCCAGAAGCTACTTTTTTTGATTTGATCAAAAATATTTCTGCTGATTTTTATACTGATTCATATATTTTCAATCAAGATCTGTTAGCTGAAGTTACTGGTCTAAATGAGAAAGAATTAATTGAAAGAATTTATTTTTTAGGTGCTTCTCAAAGTAATCAATTATTAGACTTGCGTGATAAATATGCAGATGCGGCTAGTGAAGCTTTTAAACCTACTGGTAAAAAGCCTGTAATTAATCATTTGTTAACAGACCTAAAAAGTCAAAAAGAACAGGTAGCTCAAACTAGTAAAGAATATGAGGTCTACCATCAATTAGATCAAGAACAGCACTTACTCTTAGATCGTCTTAAGCAATTGCAAGAACAATTAAGTAGTTTGAAGAAAAAACAGCAGCAACTTCAAATTTTACAAACAAAAGAAAAGAATTTTACTGAATACCAAAACTTGCAAGGGCAATTTCATCCTATTAATTTTTCACAGGAGTCATTTGATAAGGCAAATAATTTAGAACGAGAAATTAAGGCAAACCAAGAAAAATTGGCTAAGTTAGACAGTCAGGTTCAAAAAATCAAATTAGACTCGCCACAAATAAATTTAGAACAAGTTCAAAATATCCTTGATCAAAAGGCTGAGTTTTTACAATGGCAAAGTCAGTTAGATAATTTAGTCCAACAAACAAGGCGTATTGAGGATGAAATTAAGCGGCTGGAACGTTTTCAACCTGATTTGGTCCAACTTAAACAATATGATGAGCAAAATTTAGCTGAGTTAAAGGCAGATTATTATCGTGCAAAACAGGAACTACAAGCCCCAAAGAAACAATCAAGTATTGTTTCAGCTGCCATTAGTGGTTTAGTGTTTTTAGTAGGTTTGATTTTATTATTTAGTCAGCAAAATCTTTTGATTAGCCTTTTGTTAATAGTGGGAGGTCTTGGAGCAGGGATTTATTTCTTAAAAAGACCGGCAGTACAGACAGCTGCTCAAAGTACTTTTCAATCTAAATATCCATTTAACCTCAATAATTTTGATCTTGATAGTAATTTAAATCAATTAATTAATTTATTATCAAAGGAAGAAGAATTAACACATGAGCAAACTCTAATTAAGGAGTTAAAGCAAAAAATTCAGACTTTTGTGGGACAAGTCAGTTTGTGTCTTAACCATGAGGTTAGCGGCGAAGACCAAGTTAAAAATGCTCTTAGTTCTTTACAAAAATTGCTCGAAAAGAAAAAGGACAGTGAATTTACTCAAAAAAATCTTGAGAATCAAATTCAAGCAACAAAACTAGCCCTCAAAGAAGATGAAGGCCAGTTGAACAAATTATTATTGGCAAATAAAGTAGAATCATTATCTGAATTCCAAGAAAGTCGTAATGAATACTTAAAGCAAGAAAAAATCAAACTAAAATTAGATACGCTAAAAAATAATCTCGATCAAGATTTAAAAGAGTTACAGGAATATCGACAAAATAATAATTTAGGTACAGAATTAACTAGTTTAAAGCAAGCAATATCTGAACAAACAGACAAGGTAAATGAGCTCCAGCAAGAAATTGCTAATATTAAAGCTAAACAAAATAATTTAGCGGATTCTGATGCTGTCTTTAAAAATAATCAGCAGTTAGCTAATCTTAAAGCTCGTTTACGAGAAGAAAGTAGTGATTATTTATCAAACTTATTGGTTTCTAGTTGGATAAATCGTAGTTTAGATTTAGCTTCTAACGAACGTTTTCCAAAAATGCTAGAAAGTGCCAAATCATACTTTAAGTTATTAACAGCTGGCAGATATGTTGATTTGAATTTTAACAAGAGCTTGTCCGTAACAAATAAAGATAATAAAAAATTAAAAGTCCAGTATCTTTCACGTGGTACCAGTGAGCAGCTATATTTTGCTTTGAAGCTGGCATTTGTTGAACAGATAGCTGATGAAATTTCGCTACCAGTTTTAATTGATGATGCTTTTGTAAACTTTGACCAACAAAGAATTGAGAATATTATTAAGCTTTTAGAATTATTGGTAAAGAAGACACAAGTAATTATATTTACTCAGCGCAGCGATTTAGCAAAACAATTAAATGGTAAATTGATAAATTTAAACCAGGAGAACTAG
- a CDS encoding 3'-5' exoribonuclease YhaM family protein, with the protein MRKNLMEYNDGEEMELVVMIKDAKMRTSKNGKPYLILYFSDASGTIRGNYWDATKEDAELYSSGSLVELNGKREEYQDHPQIKIFSMRVIGENENYDFSQFVKSAPVKRESLEETINKRIFEILNPTWNRIVRYLLKKWNKEFFTFPAGKSNHHAVRGGLAFHTVTMLKDAEGIANSYPQVDRSLLYAGCILHDMGKVLELSGPIATKYTTEGNLIGHLVLIDEQIMLAAKELKLDPKNEDIVLLRHMVLSHHGLPEYGAARRPALLEAELLHMIDDLDATVYAVTKALQYTKPGHFTDVIASQDNRRFYRPKQDAALESIEKLE; encoded by the coding sequence ATGAGAAAAAATCTGATGGAATATAATGATGGCGAAGAGATGGAACTCGTTGTCATGATTAAAGATGCAAAAATGCGTACAAGTAAAAATGGTAAACCATATTTAATTCTATATTTTAGTGATGCTAGTGGGACTATTAGAGGAAACTACTGGGATGCTACTAAAGAAGATGCGGAACTATATTCTTCTGGTAGTTTAGTGGAATTGAATGGTAAACGAGAAGAATATCAAGACCATCCTCAAATAAAAATATTTTCAATGAGGGTGATTGGTGAAAATGAAAATTATGATTTTAGTCAATTCGTTAAGTCTGCCCCTGTTAAACGGGAAAGTTTAGAAGAAACGATTAATAAACGCATTTTTGAGATCTTAAATCCGACCTGGAATCGGATCGTGCGTTACTTGTTAAAAAAGTGGAATAAAGAATTTTTTACTTTCCCAGCTGGCAAATCTAATCATCATGCGGTACGAGGTGGCTTAGCATTTCATACGGTTACAATGTTAAAAGATGCTGAAGGGATAGCAAATTCTTATCCTCAAGTAGATCGTTCACTCTTATATGCGGGATGTATTTTGCATGATATGGGTAAGGTTTTAGAATTATCTGGACCAATTGCTACTAAATATACAACTGAGGGTAATTTAATTGGTCACTTGGTTTTGATCGATGAACAAATCATGCTTGCAGCAAAAGAATTAAAGCTTGATCCCAAAAATGAAGATATTGTGTTGTTAAGACATATGGTACTTTCTCACCATGGCTTACCTGAATATGGCGCAGCTCGTCGTCCAGCATTGCTTGAAGCTGAATTATTACATATGATTGATGATTTGGATGCAACAGTATATGCAGTTACAAAAGCCCTACAATATACCAAACCAGGGCACTTTACTGATGTAATTGCGTCGCAAGATAATCGCAGATTTTATCGACCTAAACAAGACGCTGCCTTAGAAAGTATTGAAAAATTAGAATAA
- a CDS encoding ACT domain-containing protein: protein MKAILSVIGQDKIGIIAQVSNLLAKKEINILDVSQTIMEKEFVMMMSLEIPQNADFQSLTESFNKLGKELEVEINLRNSKIYEAMHTLD, encoded by the coding sequence ATGAAAGCAATTTTATCAGTAATTGGCCAAGACAAGATTGGCATTATTGCCCAAGTAAGTAACTTATTAGCAAAAAAAGAAATTAATATTTTAGATGTTTCTCAAACCATTATGGAAAAGGAATTTGTGATGATGATGTCTTTAGAAATCCCACAAAATGCTGATTTTCAAAGTTTGACTGAATCTTTTAATAAGTTAGGTAAAGAATTAGAAGTTGAAATTAATCTACGTAATTCTAAGATTTATGAAGCAATGCATACATTAGATTAG
- a CDS encoding PFL family protein, with product MDSQQIFETSHMISSENLDIRTITMGISLLDCIDSDSDRACQKIYDKITNKAKDLVKVGKEIETEYGIPIANKRITVTPISLIAAASGDHDYVKYAKALDRAAKTLGVDFIGGFSALVQKGFQTGDEVLINSLPQALAETNYVCASVNVGSTRSGINMDAVKKMGQIVVDSANLDYMTNTKLVVFCNAVEDNPFMAGGFHGVSEPDVVINVGVSGPGVVKTALEKVAGESMDVVAETIKKTAFKVTRMGQLVGSVAAEKLGVPFGIVDLSLAPTAAAGDSVAEVLEEIGVSQVGAHGTTAALAMLNDAVKKGGLMACNHVGGLSGAFIPVSEDAGMIKAVESGALNISKLEAMTAVCSVGLDMIAIPGDTSPATISGMIADEAAIGMINNKTTAVRVIPVPGKKIGETVEFGGLLGHAPIMAVSNETSDKLINRGGLIPAPVHSFKN from the coding sequence ATGGACTCACAACAAATTTTTGAAACAAGCCATATGATTAGTAGTGAAAATCTTGATATCAGAACGATTACAATGGGGATTTCATTGCTGGATTGTATTGATAGTGATAGCGATCGTGCGTGTCAAAAAATTTATGACAAGATTACGAATAAGGCAAAAGATTTGGTTAAAGTTGGGAAAGAAATTGAAACTGAATACGGTATTCCAATTGCCAACAAAAGAATAACTGTAACACCAATTTCATTAATTGCTGCAGCAAGTGGTGATCACGACTATGTTAAATATGCTAAGGCTCTTGATCGTGCAGCAAAGACCTTAGGGGTAGATTTTATTGGTGGTTTTAGTGCCTTGGTTCAAAAGGGCTTTCAAACTGGAGACGAAGTATTGATTAATTCACTTCCTCAAGCCCTTGCTGAAACTAATTATGTCTGTGCATCAGTAAATGTTGGTTCGACTAGAAGTGGGATCAATATGGATGCAGTGAAAAAAATGGGTCAAATTGTAGTCGATAGTGCCAATCTTGATTACATGACTAATACTAAATTAGTGGTCTTCTGTAATGCGGTGGAAGATAATCCATTTATGGCAGGGGGATTTCATGGCGTTAGTGAACCAGACGTAGTAATTAATGTAGGTGTTTCAGGCCCGGGAGTTGTCAAAACTGCCTTAGAAAAAGTTGCTGGCGAATCTATGGATGTCGTGGCAGAAACAATTAAGAAGACAGCCTTTAAAGTTACTCGTATGGGACAATTAGTTGGAAGCGTTGCAGCCGAAAAATTAGGAGTTCCATTTGGTATTGTTGACCTCTCATTAGCTCCAACAGCCGCTGCTGGAGATTCTGTTGCTGAAGTCTTGGAAGAAATCGGTGTCTCTCAAGTAGGTGCACATGGTACAACAGCTGCCTTGGCTATGCTTAACGATGCAGTTAAAAAGGGTGGTTTAATGGCCTGCAATCATGTAGGCGGTCTTTCTGGCGCATTCATTCCAGTTTCTGAAGATGCAGGGATGATTAAAGCAGTTGAAAGTGGAGCACTTAATATTTCTAAGTTAGAAGCAATGACAGCTGTCTGTTCAGTTGGTTTAGATATGATTGCCATACCGGGAGATACTTCTCCAGCTACTATTAGTGGAATGATTGCTGATGAAGCTGCAATCGGGATGATTAATAATAAAACTACTGCGGTCAGAGTGATTCCAGTTCCTGGTAAGAAGATTGGCGAAACGGTAGAATTTGGCGGCTTGCTTGGACATGCACCAATTATGGCTGTAAGTAATGAGACAAGTGATAAGCTGATTAATCGTGGAGGCTTAATACCTGCACCAGTTCATAGTTTTAAAAATTAG
- a CDS encoding IS3 family transposase, with translation MSKLTKQDKIDIYNYWKKYGKTSTWLSKKYRINSGNIRYILNLIDRHGINILDRSSSAYTIEFKEEAIRRVLINNEIAQHVSLDLALPSQGLIHNWIRKYKEDGYNVINHKKGKPSHEKQRPTNQRTSKTTKRPKTRELKAYCRKRICKKIKRLSFSKKKPKAKEIAQVVTELRHELHVTVTFILNTINSNPDLPHLSKSNYYYVLKQDDKDLKNQDIMKRIKEIFEEHKHRYGYRRITAQLHIEGVKINHKKVKRLMKKMHLFGIAIRRRRKYSSYQGTVGKIKPNLICRNFLAILPDRKWYSDITEFHLNGEKLYLSPIMDGCTHEIISYTLSRHPVLEQVMNMLELAYKDHPALNGLIFHTDQGWQYQHPAFQNWLKNHGIEQSMSRKGNSLDDGLMEGFFGILKREMFYGFEKTFKNLDELEEAIKEYIYYYNNKRIKSSIKNHTPIQYRNMVLNQMA, from the coding sequence ATGTCTAAATTAACAAAACAAGATAAAATTGATATTTATAATTATTGGAAAAAATATGGAAAAACTTCTACATGGTTAAGTAAAAAATACAGAATAAACTCAGGTAATATCCGTTATATCCTTAATTTGATAGATCGTCATGGAATCAATATTTTAGATAGATCTTCTTCTGCTTATACAATTGAATTTAAGGAAGAAGCAATTAGAAGAGTACTTATTAACAATGAAATTGCGCAACACGTATCCTTAGATTTAGCCTTGCCTAGCCAGGGTCTAATCCATAATTGGATTCGCAAATATAAAGAAGATGGGTATAATGTCATTAATCACAAGAAAGGCAAACCATCTCATGAAAAACAAAGACCAACAAATCAAAGAACTTCAAAAACAACTAAAAGACCTAAAACAAGAGAACTTAAGGCTTACTGTCGAAAACGAATTTGTAAAAAAATTAAGCGCCTTAGTTTCTCAAAGAAAAAACCAAAAGCCAAAGAAATAGCTCAGGTGGTTACTGAACTAAGGCATGAACTTCATGTAACCGTAACTTTTATCTTAAATACAATTAATTCTAATCCTGATTTGCCTCATTTATCTAAAAGCAATTACTACTATGTTTTAAAACAGGATGATAAAGATTTAAAAAATCAAGATATCATGAAACGGATTAAAGAAATATTTGAGGAACACAAGCATAGATACGGCTATAGGAGAATTACAGCCCAATTACACATTGAAGGCGTTAAAATTAATCACAAGAAAGTAAAGCGTCTAATGAAAAAGATGCATCTATTTGGTATTGCAATTAGACGTAGAAGAAAATACTCAAGTTATCAGGGTACCGTAGGTAAAATCAAACCTAATTTGATCTGTCGCAATTTTCTAGCTATTTTGCCAGATAGAAAGTGGTACTCTGATATAACCGAATTTCATTTAAATGGAGAAAAACTATATTTATCACCAATTATGGATGGTTGCACTCATGAAATAATTTCTTACACTCTTAGTCGTCATCCAGTCTTAGAACAAGTAATGAACATGCTTGAATTAGCTTATAAAGATCATCCTGCATTAAATGGGCTTATCTTTCATACTGATCAAGGCTGGCAATATCAACATCCAGCATTTCAAAATTGGCTTAAAAATCACGGGATTGAACAATCAATGTCTAGAAAAGGTAATTCATTAGATGATGGATTAATGGAAGGATTTTTTGGCATTTTAAAGCGAGAAATGTTCTATGGCTTTGAGAAAACATTTAAGAATTTAGATGAGCTGGAAGAAGCAATCAAAGAATATATTTATTACTACAATAACAAAAGAATTAAGAGCTCAATAAAAAACCATACTCCGATTCAATATCGAAATATGGTTTTAAATCAAATGGCTTAA